The genome window gaatatttaaaacaacatGAAATGAACATCTTggatttatataagtatttttgttattttgatcCGCTATGCATTCACTTGCATAGATATTCATGTAGATAAAGATTAAACCTTGGATATCATATGACTTATGACTTgctaaatttaaacaaaaagcCTTCAccaagtacataattatatttatagatcGATAcaagtttaattttataagtactaatATACTAAAGTAGTGCATATCTAGGACATCTAAAAGGTATTTGTAGCGCATATGTAACTATAAAGTATCtacatagttatttatatgtttGAGGTTTactattgatatttttttaacagtaTTTCGGCAATTTGTTGACACCCCGTTATTAGAAATTAGAATAGGATCGCGGAATTTTTAGGTCATCCCTATCTAGGTAAACCGAGATaggtgaaataaaaatatgcttaaatctgaatattcattaaaacatgagtaggtacttaattgaattacttatgtttattatagCACGATTTTTCCAAGACTTGGTGACATGGgtatttactttaatttcgTTGGGAGATTGCAGTAGGTAAAACGATATTTGATACGAaatagatggagtgtcagtgtgTAAAAGAAGTGTTTCGAGAAATAACACTTCActccacttctaccactgagctcggtacaatggttgtcattaggttgattttaaaacggtttgacagtaaacaaaatgcggacagtttctgctttgtttttgtatgtgacgcaccatcttgttcgtatattattaataaatatgtggggacatctcacacacggccatccgaccccaagctaggcagagcctgtgttatgtgtatcggacagctgataaatctacacaaatacatagatagatacatgttaaatataaatatcgacacccaagacccgagtacaaatatttgtctttaaacatatatttatttttattttattttattttaaatggaaaacttacagctattttgacaaaaacacttatttataatagaCAACAGAgagccaattacaagttttcactaatacacaataaaatacaatataaatttgTCTTGGAGTTACACATACATAAACACAAAGAAACAGACCAATATAagaatacatacctacatctaaaattaaattaagttatataatttaaaaaactaagagAATGCTTCGTAGTTAACTTAACCTTAACATTGTGATATATCCTCTACCATAACCGTTGCCACTAAGCCAGTGATGCCACGAAATTACGAACGAATGCCGCCCTAACAGCTTCGAAACTGCTGTGAAAGATATCGATATCGTTGGACTCGCACAACCTATTGACCATGATACTAGCCCTTACTACAAAAGAGTTCTGCCTGTAGTTCGTACTGCATTGAAGCACATGCAAGATGTCTTTTTTACGCGTCAATCTCTCTGGAACTCTAAGTTTAATGAGCTGCAACAACTGGGGGCAGTCTATTTCACCTCTGGCGACCTTAAGCACAAATATAGCGTCTGCCACAGATCGCCGAAGTTCAAGAGGTAAAAGGTGAAATCGCTCGCACCGGTGCTCATAGGGCCTATAGGGGACCTTAAACTTGAAACCGAGATACCGTGTAAATTTTCTCTGGATCCGCTCTATTCTGTTGATGCAAACTGCATATCGAGGGTTCCAGACCTGACTGGCATATTCCAGGTGACTCCGCACGTAAGCACAGAAGAGCAACTTCACCGTTTTCATACTCTTGAATGGCTTAGACGATCGCATAACAAAGCCAAGTGCCTTACATGCTTTACCTACCACACTATCAATGTGCTCGTCAAAAGTTAACCTGCTGTCCAAAATTACGCCAAGGTCACGGGTTGAATAAACCCTCGCTAATTTCTGACTTCGGATTTGGTAGTCAAATTCGTATGGTGACCTTTTCCTACTAAATGAAATCATCAAGCACTTGGATACGTTCAGGTCTAGTTTGTTGACAGCACAATATGCGTCCAATCTAAGTAGATCTTCTTGAAGTGAAGTTGCGTCCGCTGCATTGTTGACAGTTTTGTAGATCTTCATGTCGTCTGCAAATAGAAGATGGGAGGAATTCGCGAAGCAGGAGTCTATGTCACCAATAAAAACGATGAAGAGTAGCGGCCCTAACAGGGATCCCTGAGGCACCCCAGAGGGAATGTCTTTCCAGGTCGAGGTGAACCCGTTAAGGACAACAGCCTGAGAACGATTTGATAAATAGGAGTGAAACCACTTTAGAAGGTTGTCCCGTATGCCCTGAATATGTAGTTTTTTCAGAAGTAGAGTATGGTCGATACGGTCGAACGCCTTGCTGTAGTCCGTGTAAATTGCATCAACTTGGTCCCCTCTAGCTAGGTGGTCTGAAATAAAGTCGCTGAATAGCAGCAAGTTTGATACCGTAGACCGACATTTAAGGAAGCCATGCTGAGCAGGACTGAATGTATGCCTAAGTGTGTTATAGAGCTGATTGTAAACCACTCGCTCTAAAATTTTGGACACTAAGCAAAGCTTGGATATTGGTCTATAATTATCAACACATTCTTTAGGGCCCTTTTTGTGGATCGGGGAAATGTAAGCAGATTTCCAAATGGAAGGCATAACTCCCTCGTCAACACAGCGCTTAAATAAAATGGAAAGTGGTATACTGAGTTCCTCGGCACAATTGACGAGGAAGATGGCCGGTAAGGAGTCGGGCCCCGCGGACTTGCTTAGGTCAAGTGATTTAAGTAACTTTTCGATTACCTTTGTGTCAATCTCGATTGATCCAATATCGCAGTTTGAACGATCTGAAACTGTGTCGTTTGGGAGAATAGTAGTCGTATTACTATTATTCAAAAAAGTGGAGTGAAAATAAGTGGAAAAAAGTTCGCTTATGCCCTGACCTGTATCCGACGAGTGTCCAGCGTAGGACATTTCTGCAGGAAAGTtaagttatagttataattaGTTTAAGTTGTAGTTAGTTTAGttatatctgccccagccgggaatcgaacccgggacattcggcatagcagtcagggccactaaccactacgccattcgtcCGCCATAAATATGAATCTAAAAGTAGGTACCCATCTGCAATATTCTCGCAGTTTGAATGAGGATATCGAGGATGACGCAGGTTTGGTCAATGAGGAAGAGATCTATGAGTCAGATAGCGTTGTGAAACACAAGGTCCACTGAAGGTATAATGCAGTTTCGCCATTTTACCTTAATTTTCTTCAGCTAGGTAGGCACTCCAGCAATTGTAATTACTAAGTAGTAGCGGTTACTAGTGCTTATGACCTTACATAGAGCAGTGTtaagcgaaaaaatatttttgtagaaaATTTTACATATCCATAATGTGCACGTAATTTTGAGTTCGTACGTCCATACACTGACACTGTCCTGCCTTTTTAGGcaaaagtttactttttacGTGGATAATTGATAATTTTGTAAGGGCATACTTAGCATTaagtataaaaactaaaaagtatataattttatatgaatcTGAACTTATGGTAGATGTGTGATCTGAACTGTGCCTGCGATATTGAACAGAGCAATATCAAATAACAGACTAAAAGTAGTAGTAgctacagtgaaactataaagtcctgaaattaaatgagggcactgctatctttcatgtagccaccctatatagcgaaacataactgactttgatacttgaaattttgcatgtgaacttcctacctatttatgtattttaaaaacaacttaccatccacaaaaaagctcttatacaagctagaaggtgttaatatgaaggcttatagtgaaaccaataaatatttatttagatatcattattacaactgtataaaaaaaactggatctgttgacgaacggcacacatagtaaagacatcaatttctctttttggacggccagttctatttcttccaggagttagaaatattccatatttttcactctttggcacgctggtccgatacaactataaaataaaataaaaaaatatttttgagttacacaatgccccccaaattcacacaatgtgaatttagtaagtaaacaaaaaatatatcttcaagCATCAAAATGTTAcggtttgactcaactgaaaccagatgaaacctacaatcagtgctatgtaaacaatgttcgacttgggttctaaacctaggtttatcgataaatgaagcgttggtactaataaaaaatgagttattacaatttgtacaatgctacatacccgtcatagacgctgtacgagcgtaaacatcctccaaattggacaaaatgtgtccagcttgatgttccgctaaacattgtataaaaactcgataaataacttccctagcttgactacgaatatttttcttcttcttcctaattgcaaacaagcgtaaatagttgtttttatctagattatcctaataattaataagaaaattgaaaaaacagccaaccgccaactgccataaacaattgttatgacttttatgtttcttttctaatggtgccaggctcctgaaaattttagttcctcaaacattaatttcatgaattaatagtttcactgtacctACAGTGAAACAGGGTGGAAATATTATCCGTGTACCTTAATAAAAACACCTGTACCTATGAGGTATATAGCTAGGAACCCTGAAatctgtttttaaacaaaccACAGAGGTTAGAGTTCGCAATTGAATAATTGATGGTAGGGACCCTAATTGGAGATTTAATGAGGAAGTCCGTTGTTATCTCATAGACATGTGCCCGGTATATCTTGAGCTGTCTAATCAAGATTGAACCTTCTAGGCAGAGGCCAGGATATGAAGGGGTATacaatgtatgtaggtacttactcgaATGTCAACAGATGCCGAAACTGAGATTGGGTAATGGAATATCCTCATCACGAACCATTATATCCCCACTattggggcacgggtctccttccaatgaaggaagggtttaggcctagtccaccacgctggcctagtgcgggttggtggagcccaacacaagcaagtttatgctgagagagttgtcgggtaagtgggcaacccgactgtcagatgttttcaagcgactgctgccgaagtaGCAACCGGGACCCTGGAATATCCTCATTCGGGATTGATTGCCATAGATTAATGGTTGATTTGATTTTCCAGTCCGCATTGTTCAATGAATATATTAGTTTTCATTCGAAAGTTTTTTGTGaaactggagggttactctatacttacattctgacgaaaaacgaattAACGAACTAAcgagtaggtataagtactttgaaatttagtaaaatcGACCAATCTCTCCCTTAATTATGTGGCTTATGTGTAGTTTTGATGACGAATGTGAACAAACTTGCCTAACAATTATTCTTAGAAGAACTTAGATATAGAGAtcacaaaacataaaaaactCAGATTTTTGCGTTGCACCTCTATTACGGCATATACGGCGTCGGAAGATTCTCTTGGTACAATAACAAAGGCCTTGTTTTCTTAATAATTTTGCGCTGAACAAGGAAACTACTTAATTCACATTTAATTATGGTAATATTGTAACGTAATCCGTAATTTTGTGATCCGCAATGATTAAATCTTTGTCAAAATgcagtattatttattacgtacaaaattaaatagattTACAGGGTGCTACGGAAAGGGGGTAGGTACACGAAAGAGTGCGTGAAAGAAGAACCTTCCTGAGTGACGTGCAATGGCCAAGACCACTGTTTGAGGTACCTATTTACGATTGGCACAGTCTCCTGGGCattcagtgtctgaaaactaTAACCagattattatacttactgtgTTTGAAATACACTAATGcagttttgtttcttttaaaaaacaaaggaatgttttataattagttatattttatttttaatcaacgTTATAAGGAGAACGTCGGAACGTCCCCTTCACGTGCATGGCATTACAAAATTCCACCCTGACACCCTGACAGTAACACCATTTTTCACATGCATAAGttctatatttttgttatgctGGTACCACACTTGGCTTTACGTATTTGTTATTGAATGTTTGCTGTATTAGCCCAACACCAAAAATTTGGCAAGTTATAATATCCTAGTCCTAGTGAGTTGGACAATAATTTTGGGAAATATAAtccaaaaaacattaatcgGTATTGTCATCCAAAAAGTTTTGCAGCTGtaaactacataatatttagatttttggAAATAGGCTGCTGTTTGAGCCACAAACCTTTGCCACGTCGTGCAGTTAGAAAGAAAGcggaagaaaaaaaacaaaattaaataagaccAGGCGGTATGGGATAATGCCCTTAGCCTTTTCcgtgaaaaggaaaaaaaataaccaaaaaaaaaaaaaaaaaaagatcgaTTTGGCGGCATTGGAAAaaagttgttaaattaagtagATTTTATTTcggaataattaaataattaataaacattaAGTGAGGTGCGAAAATGGATACAATACAAATGTgcctaaaaaataatgtttttatattaaatgtttaaatataaatggaATAATGTGACATTACGACAAATATGCAAAGACGGATCACGAATTATGAGTGAGTTTAGGGTTATTTAtcttattaggtaggtaggtttagGTAGGACCTGTAGTGTTTTCTTTACGTATCAGAGGAGGCGACATCTTAACCGGGACATAGTGGTATATCCTTTGAATAAATGTGACCAGGCGCAGACATAGGTAAAGTTTTACAACAccatttgtattgtattgtactgAAGAATTTTTCTAATTTCTCATTTagtcaaaaaaatatccaatGATATTCCtgttatttatagtttttatttgcaTTTCTTGATACTGTTTTAAATAACATGGttaatgaataatatatttcGTATTAATTTAATCGTTTACAAATTAATTCGGCATGTCAACGCGCTTTATTAAAAGAcctgatattaaaataaatgcatcTACTAATGTTAACGGACGTTGACATTTGtaaattactataattatacaaaaaatattgtgaataagtaaaaaatatgcatactAGCATATCTCAGCTGTTGGAACATTCAGGCTTGCTGCAGTTTACACAGGAGCTAGTGTATCATACAGTATCAGCATACAGTATCAATATACAGTATCACTATACAGTATCACTATACAGTATCACTATACAGTATCACTATACAGTATCACTATACAGTATCACTATACAGTATCACTATACAGTATCACTATACAGTATCTGATATGTATGTGCATTCGTCATTGTATACGCACCTACCTTCATACACTTGTGTGGGCAGTAATAAACCAGCTTTGATCCGGAAcggttgtttttattaaatacctcAGTGGCGACGAGGAGCAGTTCAAAGTACCCTACTTTCAAATTATCATGGCTTTTCAAGTGAACATTAGCCCTTTTGATCATAAATGTGATGATTGGACTATTTTCAACGGACGTTTGAAGCAGttatttaaagttaataaGATAACGGAAAGTGAACAAAGTGCAGTTCTTCTAACCTATCTTTCGGAGGAGTCATTTCGCTTGGCGCGTAACCTCGCGTACCCGAGTGAGCTTGAAACGTTGGCTTACAAAGATGTGGTTTTATTACTCGACAAACACTTCGCCCCAAGTAAACCATCGTATGCTGACAAGGCGAAATTCTACTCGGCTACAAGAAGTCCAGGCGAAAAGTTGAACGAATGGGCGGCGCGGCTTAGAGGGTTGGCCGCAAATTGCAACTTTTTGACTGCCTTGGACACAATATTGCTGGATCGATTTGTTCTGGGCTTGGGCATAGGGCCTGAGCGGGACAAGCTTTTCGAGCAGGACCCAGCCACGTTGACCTTGTCAAAGGCGATAGACTTGGCGGAgcaggcgggcggcgcgcggctcgCGAGGAGTGTGGGCGCAGGGTTGAGCGACATGCCTCTGAAGGAGGAGGCACTGTACTACGGCAGCAGAGGAGGCCAGGCCGGCGGGTCTGGCGAGCACCGGCGCCACGCGGCGCGGGCCCCCGGGCGCGGCGACCACGCGCACGCGCACGGGGACGTCAGCGGTGTATCTCGTTGTGCGGTATGTGGCATGAAAAATCATGCAACCGAAAAGTGTCGTTTCAAATCGTACAAGTGCCAAGGATGTGGGCTAAAAggccatttaaaaaaaatgtgcaaaaataaagTGCGGTTAAATAATATTGCAGATGAATCTGTGCCGACGGCAAGTGATCTGAGTAACAGTGACTCGGAATGCGAGgaatgtaaattatttaatttacggTATGTACATCATAAACCATTGTTAGTATCTGTTTGTATTAATTCGGTTACATTAGATATGGAGCTAGATTCGGGGTCGGGAATGTCAGTTATGTCTGAGAAGTTATATCTCGAGCGATTTTCAAGGCTACCtataaaaaagtgtaatattAGAATGTGTTTGTATGATGGGCATAAAATAACACCACTAGGTTTTCTAGAAGTGAGGGTTACATACAATGGACAAGATAAACTGATTAAATTTTTTGTAATCAAGAATGGGGGCCCTCCATTGTTAGGCCGAGATTTCATGTCTGAATTTGGTGTTGTGCTCACCTCCTTGAATCATAATAGTGTGATACCATTATCTACAGATGTCGACGGtttattaaattcattcaGCGCCTTATGGGAAGACGAGCTGGGTaaatttaatcaatttaaGGTAGACCTACACA of Plutella xylostella chromosome 26, ilPluXylo3.1, whole genome shotgun sequence contains these proteins:
- the LOC125490624 gene encoding uncharacterized protein LOC125490624 — its product is MAFQVNISPFDHKCDDWTIFNGRLKQLFKVNKITESEQSAVLLTYLSEESFRLARNLAYPSELETLAYKDVVLLLDKHFAPSKPSYADKAKFYSATRSPGEKLNEWAARLRGLAANCNFLTALDTILLDRFVLGLGIGPERDKLFEQDPATLTLSKAIDLAEQAGGARLARSVGAGLSDMPLKEEALYYGSRGGQAGGSGEHRRHAARAPGRGDHAHAHGDVSGVSRCAVCGMKNHATEKCRFKSYKCQGCGLKGHLKKMCKNKVRLNNIADESVPTASDLSNSDSECEECKLFNLRFSK